The genome window GGGCGTGGTCcctgaccccaggtgaccccggGTGGGtgtttccctgtccccaggtgggcGTGGTCAGCTGGGGCGTGGTCcctgaccccaggtgaccccgtGTGGGtgtttccctgtccccaggtgggcGTGGTCAGCTGGGGCGTGGTCcctgaccccaggtgaccccggGTGGGTGTTCCCCCCATCCCCAGGTGGGCGTGGTCAGCTGGGGCGTGGTCcctgaccccaggtgaccccggGTGGGtgtttccctgtccccaggtgggcGTGGTCAGCTGGGGCGTGGTCcctgaccccaggtgaccccggGTGGGtgtttccctgtccccaggtgggcGTGGTCAGCTGGGGCGTGGTCcctgaccccaggtgaccccggGTGGGTGTTTCCCTGTCCTCAGGTGGGCGTGGTCAGTTGGGGCGTGGTCcctgaccccaggtgaccccggGTGGGtgtttccctgtccccaggtgggcGTGGTCAGCTGGGGCGTGGTCTCCACCTGTGACCTGCCCCGCCGCCCCTCCTTCGCCCGCGATTTCCACGTCAGCGTCTTCGaggtgctgccctggctgagggaGCGGCTGCGCGACGAGGACCTGGGCTTCCTGGActgagggcacctgggcacacctgggggcatcctgggcacacctgggggcatcctgggcacacctgggggcatcctggatacacctgggggcagctgggggcatcctggggacacctgggcactcctgggggcatcctgggcacacctgggggcatcctggggacacctgggggcagctgggggcatcctggatacacctgggcacacctgggggcatcctggggacacctgggggcatcctgggggcagctgggcacacctgggggcatcCTGGAACTgtcctgggcacacctgggggcatcctggatacacctgggcactcctggggGCATCCTGGAACTgtcctgggcacacctgggggcatcCTGGAACTgtcctgggcacacctgggcacaacTGGAGCTaccctggacacacctgggcacacctggagccaTCCTGGAACTgtcctgggcacacctgggcagacCCTGAACGCACCACAGCTGTTCCTGTCCCCCCCCAGGTGACAATGAACAGGTGCCTCTCCCCCCAGGTGACAATAAACGTGTCCTTTTTCACACCAGGTGACCATAAACGTGTCATCCTGCTGCCAGGTGCCAACAcacacatccctgtccccccccaggtgccaccaCAGGGGCGTCCCCACCCTCCAGGTGCCAATAACCACAGGTGCCACCCCCGGGTGACAATGACAGCGTCCCCGTGTCCTTTATTGTCCCCCGAACAGGTCCTCGTTGTAAACCACCTGCGAGCGCTTGTCCCGGTGCGAGCCCTTGGCGCTGTTCTTCACCGCTGGGGGGGCACCGGGGGTCAGGGggaccccccagaaccccccagaccctccccctcccccccagatGCATCCAGGGAcgcccaggaccccccccccccccccaggttCCTTCAGTTCCCCCAGACTCATCCAGAACCCCCTGAAGATCCCCCCAGGctcaccctgggacccccagagccccccaggttCATCCAGGGACCTCCAgagccccccaagccccccaggCTCCCCCCAGGCTcatccagggacccccagagccccccaggctaatccaggaccccccaggatcACCCAAGGACCCCCAGATTCCCCTCAGGATCCCCCAAGGACCCCCAGATCCCCACAGGACCACCCCCAGATTCCTCTCAGGATCACCCAAGCCCCTCAGACtccccccaggatcccccaaggacccccagatccccccccagtttccccccatgatgacccccccaggacccccaggctCACCCAGCTCCCCCCAGGCTCACCCAAAgaccccccagatcccccccagTTTCACCCCAGGGTCCCCCAGCTCACCCCAATCACCCCCCAGGCTCACCCAgctccccccagtcccccccagaACCCTCCAGTCCCCCCCCAGGCTCACCCAGggccccccagctccccccaatCACCCCCCAGGCTCACCCAgctccccccagtcccccccagaACCCTCCAGTCCCCCCCCAGGctcacccagggacccccagtgcccccccaggaccccccagcctgccccaggaccccccatttcccccccaggctcacccagggacccccagcctgccccaggaccccccatttccccccaggctcacccagggacccccagccccgccccaagatcccccatttccccccaggctcacccagggacccccagccccgccccaggacccccatttccccccaggCTCACCCAGGAacccccagcctgccccaggaccccccatttcccccccaggCTCACCCAGCTCCCCCTCAGCCCGCCCCAGgacccccatttcccccccaggctcacccagggacccccagccccaccccaggaccccccaattccccccaggctcacccagggacccccagagggATTTGCCGGTGGCCGCGTCCAGCAGCGGCTGCTTGCGGGCGATGCTGACCTTGAGCTGCACGTCCTGGACCACGGCCCCGTTCAGCTgggggggcaccccaaaaccagcaggaatcAGAGCCAGAtcacccccaaaaccagcacaaaccaCCCCCGAAACCAGCACAAATCAGAGCCAGAtcacccccaaaaccagcacaaaccaccccaaaaaaccagcacaaaccaccccaaaaaaccagcacaaaccaCCCCCGAAACCAGCACAAATCAGAGCCAGAtcacccccaaaaccagcacaaaccacccccaaaaaaccagcacaaaccaccccaaaaccagcacaaaccaCCCCGAAACCAGCAGGAATCAGAGCCAGAtcacccccaaaaccagcacaaaccaCCCCCGAAACCAGCAGGAATCAGAGCCAgatcacccccaaacccagcacaaaccaccccaaaaaccagcacaaatcaccccaaaaaaccagcacaaatcacccccaaaaccagcacaaaccaccccaaaaaaccagcacaaatcAGAGCCAGAtcacccccaaaaccagcacaaaccaccccaaaaaaccagcacaaaccaccccaaaaaccagcacgaatcacccccaaaaccagcaggaatcAGAGCCAGAtcacccccaaaaccagcacaaaccaccccaaaaaccagcacaaaccaccccaaaaaccagcagGAATCAGAGCCagatcaccccaaaaccagcacaaatcacaccccaaaccagctcaatcccacccaaacccgcaccccaaaaccagcccaatcccacccaaacccccaccccaaaaccagcccaatcccacccaaacccccacccccaaaccagcccaatcTCACCtaaatcccacccaaacccccacACCCAAATCACACCTACATTAgaccccaaaccagcacaaaacccacccaaaaccagcacaatcccacccaaaaccagcacaaaccccacccaaaccagtacaaatcccacccaaaccagcacaaaccccacccaaaccagcacaaatcccacccaaaccagtacaatcccacccaaaccagcacaaaccccacccaaaccagCACAATCACCCCCAAACTCGACCCTAAACCCTGCAAATCCCACTCAAAGCACCCCGagccccccaaagccccccagccccacctcggCCATGGCCTGGTCGGCTGACTCCATCTTCTCGAAGGTGACAAAGGCGCagctgaggggacagagggacgcgggggggtggggacacggTAGGACACACCCATACgcacctgcagcaccacccACTTCGGCCACACCCACCAAGCCCCACCTCACCTGTGGCTGCCCCCACCTTTAGCTCCACCCTAACCCTATCCCACCCCATTTAGCTCCTCCCACATATGACTCCACCCACCGTTGGCTCCTCCTATTAGTGACCACACCCTACCCAACCCCACCCCAGCCTGTAACTCCTCCCACAACCCCACCCTTGTGCCCCACCCTCCCATGCCCCACCCACTTGCCGGGCGTGTCCATGGAGAGGTCAATGATGTCACCCATGACCCTGCCCACCCAAagccccacccccagccccacccacTTGCGGGGCGTGTCCATGGAGAGGTCGATGATGGCGCCAAAGGGGCCGAAGGCTCCTcgcagcagctctgggctcagctcgGCCCCGTGCACGTACAGAGTGTTCCCCTTGCGGGGGGGGCGGCGCTCGGGGAACGAGTCCGACCCTGGTGGGGGGCACAGAGATGGGGAGAGACCCCCAGGACTG of Haemorhous mexicanus isolate bHaeMex1 unplaced genomic scaffold, bHaeMex1.pri scaffold_254_ctg1, whole genome shotgun sequence contains these proteins:
- the LOC132323024 gene encoding basic salivary proline-rich protein 2-like is translated as MAPGVPRCVQGSSSCAQVCPGQFQDAPRSAQVYPGCPQVCPGQFQDAPRSAQVSPGCPQLPPGVSRMPPGVPRMPPGVPRMPPGVPRCPQSRKPRSSSRSRSLSQGSTSKTLTWKSRAKEGRRGRSQVETTPQLTTPTWGQGNTHPGSPGVRDHAPTDHAHLRTGKHPPGVTWGQGPRPS